A genomic segment from Lentisphaera araneosa HTCC2155 encodes:
- the recD gene encoding exodeoxyribonuclease V subunit alpha produces MYNQLPIFSEIDRQFAQFISQRAGELSAHELETLEDICLVLSYYANQQHSVLPLRDILIEYRNEDGHIVSHNIDFELDEQALKIYRQVMGQGDETKPLIVDLENQLIYLNKYYRAEATVARFISKLADQTQELDGQLTQKLNEVFPNQIAGKINWQKVAAFMALRSRFCVISGGPGTGKTTTVGKILALLLEQNPATRIDLLAPTGKAADRLGESIRNFISSQSDEKAFSAATLAKIPVQAQTIHRYLGFAPGGGFKHHDKFKTPSDILLIDESSMVPLTLFRSVIQALQSHCRVILLGDKDQLAAVETGNVLGDLTAGGQINSFSPTFAKELKELSSELILNEDQSMGSLQDIMVKLEHSFRFDSSSGIGQLARDVNEQPVPHPLEDTQYFKAYDDIAHQALPAKAEELFSGAIRQCFTEYKKSLRSPEEALKALNKFRILCASRNGSFGASKLNQHISQIIFSQSDESLYKGRAIMITRNDYNIKLYNGDIGIILPDDSGLPKAWFPGPDNSLRSFPPSMLPDYQSAFAMTIHKSQGSEYQNVHLILPDQADRLLSKELIYTGITRAKSAIVIYASRKTLLSTCKRQTDRLSGLLLRMK; encoded by the coding sequence ATGTATAATCAGCTTCCCATTTTCTCTGAAATCGATCGACAATTTGCCCAATTCATCAGTCAACGTGCAGGCGAACTCAGCGCTCATGAGCTGGAAACACTCGAGGACATCTGTCTCGTACTCAGTTATTATGCCAATCAACAACACAGTGTTCTGCCCCTGCGTGATATTCTCATTGAGTACCGCAATGAAGATGGGCATATCGTTTCTCACAACATTGATTTTGAGCTTGATGAACAAGCCTTAAAGATTTACAGACAAGTAATGGGTCAAGGCGATGAAACTAAGCCGCTCATTGTCGACTTAGAGAATCAGCTAATTTACCTCAATAAGTATTATCGTGCCGAGGCAACGGTGGCTCGTTTCATTTCAAAACTCGCAGATCAAACTCAAGAACTCGATGGTCAGCTTACACAAAAACTCAATGAAGTTTTCCCCAATCAGATTGCTGGTAAAATCAATTGGCAAAAAGTCGCCGCATTCATGGCCCTGCGATCACGTTTTTGCGTCATCTCTGGTGGCCCTGGCACGGGGAAAACCACTACCGTGGGTAAGATCCTCGCCTTACTTCTTGAGCAAAATCCCGCAACGCGCATCGACCTCTTGGCCCCCACCGGGAAAGCTGCCGATCGACTTGGGGAATCCATTCGCAACTTCATCTCGAGTCAGAGTGATGAAAAAGCTTTCTCTGCTGCGACCCTCGCAAAAATCCCAGTTCAGGCCCAAACCATTCACCGTTACTTGGGTTTCGCTCCTGGTGGTGGCTTTAAGCACCATGATAAATTTAAAACGCCATCGGATATCTTGCTCATTGACGAGAGCTCTATGGTTCCGCTGACGCTCTTTCGCTCGGTAATTCAAGCGTTGCAATCTCACTGCCGCGTCATTCTTCTTGGGGATAAAGATCAGCTGGCAGCCGTTGAGACGGGCAATGTTCTCGGCGATCTCACTGCAGGCGGACAAATCAACTCTTTCTCACCCACTTTTGCCAAGGAACTCAAAGAGCTAAGCTCAGAACTGATTCTGAATGAGGATCAAAGCATGGGAAGTTTACAGGATATCATGGTCAAACTCGAGCATAGTTTCCGTTTCGATAGTTCATCGGGAATTGGACAACTCGCTCGCGATGTTAATGAGCAGCCCGTGCCCCATCCCTTAGAAGATACGCAGTACTTTAAAGCTTATGATGATATCGCTCACCAGGCTCTCCCTGCCAAGGCTGAGGAGCTTTTTTCTGGCGCTATTCGTCAATGCTTCACGGAATACAAAAAATCCCTCCGCTCGCCAGAGGAGGCTTTGAAAGCACTCAATAAGTTCCGCATTCTTTGCGCCAGTCGCAATGGCAGTTTTGGTGCGAGCAAACTCAATCAGCACATCAGCCAAATCATCTTTTCTCAGAGTGATGAATCGCTCTACAAGGGTCGCGCCATCATGATCACCCGCAATGATTATAATATTAAACTCTATAATGGTGATATCGGCATCATTCTTCCCGATGATTCGGGTTTGCCGAAAGCTTGGTTCCCGGGGCCAGATAATTCCCTGCGTTCCTTCCCGCCTTCCATGCTACCGGATTATCAGAGTGCCTTTGCTATGACTATCCACAAATCTCAGGGCTCGGAATACCAAAACGTGCACCTCATCCTTCCCGATCAAGCTGACCGATTACTCAGTAAAGAATTGATCTACACGGGAATTACTCGAGCCAAGTCTGCCATTGTGATCTATGCCTCGCGCAAAACCTTGCTCAGTACATGCAAGCGCCAAACCGACCGCCTCTCAGGACTCCTTCTCCGAATGAAGTAA